One genomic window of Capricornis sumatraensis isolate serow.1 chromosome 15, serow.2, whole genome shotgun sequence includes the following:
- the SCAND1 gene encoding SCAN domain-containing protein 1 — MAALEQSLAPAGSPAPSSGKEEGAGPSSGTEGDPAGSSSTPEAPPSIPDSSNPSAAVPEANVTPPAAASAALDLPVGPAPQGPAPLAEASPRSPPGPGGSRPGPETFRQRFRQFRYQDAAGPREAFRQLRELSRQWLRPDIRTKEQIVEMLVQEQLRAILPEAARARRLRRRTDVRITG, encoded by the coding sequence ATGGCGGCCCTCGAGCAAAGCTTGGCTCCAGCCGGAAGCCCCGCGCCATCCTCGGGGAAAGAAGAAGGAGCCGGCCCGAGCTCAGGCACGGAGGGTGACCCTGCGGGCTCCTCCTCGACTCCTGAAGCCCCACCATCTATCCCCGACTCCTCCAATCCCAGCGCCGCGGTCCCCGAAGCGAATGTTACGCCTCCTGCGGCGGCCTCCGCCGCCCTAGACCTGCCTGTCGGACCCGCACCCCAGGGCCCTGCGCCGCTTGCCGAAGCCTCTCCGCGCTCCCCTCCAGGTCCTGGCGGCTCCCGGCCCGGCCCAGAGACTTTCCGCCAGCGATTCCGGCAGTTCCGCTACCAAGACGCTGCAGGCCCACGGGAGGCGTTCCGACAGCTTCGGGAGCTCTCGCGCCAATGGCTGCGGCCCGACATCCGCACAAAGGAGCAGATCGTGGAGATGCTAGTGCAGGAGCAGCTTCGCGCCATCCTGCCCGAGGCAGCGCGGGCCCGGCGGCTTCGCCGCCGCACCGACGTGCGCATCACCGGCTGA